The sequence AATATCTACTATAAAAGGTCATAATacttcaaatttcaatattaaacttTCAAATCGTTATACGAAGCAGTCAGAATTCAGCAACTATAAATATGCTTTCAAGAAGATTATTCGACACAGGTGATGAATTCAATACAATTCCAGCTTCTGTATCTTCTCTGAGTTTTGATTCTCCTCCAGTCAAGGCTAATGACCTTATGTCTGTGATGACTCCAAACAGCAAACGAAATCTGTTTCTTGATGATGCCGATGATTCTGGCCTCGGTATGGAAGACCATATTACATCGAGTTTGCAGAAATTTACCAAGAGACAGCGTGAAGACGACGATAACTCAAGATGTTCAAAACGTCAGAAAGTTTGTTCAGATATAAAGGCTGTGGTAACCAAACTTGAAGAGAACGACGACTTCATTGCCGATGGTAGCAGATTACATACTTTACCAACCGTCACTGGAAAACATGCTGATTTGAAAAGCATCACTTCACAGACTCTTGCTGATGTTATAAACGGAGACTACGATGACGTAATCAGTAACTACAAAATCATCGACTGCCGATACCCGTATGAATTTGAAGGCGGACATATCAAAGGAGCAGAGAATATGTATTTGCACGAGACCATTTTAACTTTACTTCGACAACCCACTaaagataaacagattatcatctTTCACTGTGAGTTTTCTTCTGAGAGAGGTCCAAAAATGTTACGATTCCTGAGAAGCAAAGACAGAGAactcaacaaagaaaactatCCATCACTGAACTTTCCGGAAGTATATTTACTTGACGGTGGTTATAAGTCATTCTTTAATGAACAGCCTAAACGTTGTGACCCAGTGAGCTATCGACCAATGCTTCACTCTGACCACTCAGAAGATTTGCGACATTTCAGGGTCAAGTCAAAGTCATGGacttttggagaaaaacgaaGATTTGCCAGAAAAGTGATGAGATTTTAGCACTGCAAGGCAGCTGGTTATTACAAACAGTGCTTTAACTAATCTGTGATAAAAGAACTTTCAGTGCTTTGATTTTAATATacgttttattattattgttagctatactatatatatttgttattgagATATTAAAGgttacaaataattatattatattttatcttttatctttaaGAATGACACAATAGACATATAGTGTCAATACGGGAAATATGATTTTGCTGGTACCGTGAAACCAGAGAGTAATAATATTCTCGTAACATTATTtccaaaatgtcaaatatagaacaaaaatatgaaaaatgatttattgaATGTTTTAATCATTCACCGACAAtgcaaaaacaacaaaaaaaaggttcccttttcaaaaaaaattatacaaataaaagtataaaggAGAAACTACATTTGTGCTGATCGATTTATGAGAGAAAATAATATACACGAGATTACCCTGTTAACAAGAGAAAGACTGAAAATTGAAGACGacattaaacaaaacatttcgtTAGTTAGCTTTTGGGAGACAACACAAGGCATAATCCACTAAACCACAAAGTATTTGACAATCTGGTGGCAACTTACTATTGTAGGTGCCCCTGTATATTCACTGAAGAACTATTCCTATTTTGATGACAAAACTGAATTCATAGATAAAAACCAATATTATTGTGTCACATACTGATTGCACATTATACaatgacataataaaaatatacattaaaactATCAGTACTCAGACATAAGATTGGCTTATGAGACACATATCTACATTTCACGTTtaaatatactagtatgtaaatataacatttcctaaaatttgttttttgtacaatttcaaaaagatttatcgtttaaataattatagataaattcaattaaaaattgatttaatagaTGAGTATAGATATATACCAACAACCTTACTGAAGAAGACTAATGccgagattttttttatgctttgAATGGGTTAAGTTATTGTAAGATTGGTGGATTATAAGCAAGACCCCATTCTAAATCAAAAGAACGtagattaaaatttaaaaaaaaagttatacaaaATTCTGTAAACATGCaaacaagaaaaaagacaaTATCGATCTACTTTCCCATGCAGTTGTCTCTGTTTTTGGTACGTGTAGAATCCTGGCTTTTATACACGGCATTGTTATGTGTGATGTTCCTGTAGAGTTATGTGTAAGGCTTTTATACACGGCGTTGTTATGTGTGATGTTCCTGTCGAGTTATTTGTAAGGCCAGAATATAACCTGCATGCACCACTTTATCTTTCAGTTGGTTCTAGTATATGGTtgtttccacaaaaaaaaaatgtttgtattgaCTATTGTGGCATATTGTTGTCTGGCACTTTAATCTCTCTGGTGTTGTTTATTATGTGCTTTTCAATCATATTGtctgtttcaaaatttgaatatattttgacTTTGATTGTCAGCCAGTTCTTTTCGTTCTTGCTGGTGTGACAAACTTATAGGCTGGCAGTTACAACACTAGATTCTCAACAATCTTGTATATTAACACCAGGCGGAGGCTGTGTATTCGTTCCTCATAGTAGCGTCTCAATTTCAAGCTGTCGTCATATGTAGGTGATGGACCCGTTTCTCGACTCTTGTAGTTTTTCTTAAAGAAtcttaataatttgttttgtatcaAAGTTCTAATTTGCCTACTACTATATCTAATCATATCCGCATTCACATGTGGGTTCCAGATGGTTACACCATGATATTCCATGGTAGATCTAACTAAGCTGTTTTTCTACATGCTTCTTGTATCTTTCTCAAGTTTCTCCCAAGTTAGCTCAAGGTGCCTTTgcatataaatcaaataaaaataaaaatcatacaaaacatGCATCTTTATTGTCTTATTTTCGTCTTGGAGTCAACTCAGTGGCCGCCAAGTAATTAGAAATCCGATGGGAACTCATTCCTTATGCCATGtgaattatgaaattttcaaattgcaaTACGGTATCTTAACAGCCCGAAAAATAATAGAGATggaccattttgtacatataccaaGGAGAAACTTCGTGCAAAGcaatagtatttattttttcgttgcatttaatagaaactagaggctctccagagcctgtgtcgctcacctgactctacttgggtttttgaaaaagaaaaagaaaatcctAACAGGTACTTAGATGATCTTAGATAATGATTGAGGCCAAATTTGGTTTAGTATTGCATTCCTTTttgtggttctctaaaagaagacattttgtatgtatttctcatagggtcctatgttaaacaaAGTCCCTCGCTGACGACCATcatggatgatggatcggctacaaagtaacaacacttggtcagcacctcataaggaacattcatgctatgtttggtttcattgcattcagtggttctctaaatgAAGACATTTCACAAACACCgcttttttgcgcctgtcccaagtcaggagcctctgacctttgtaagtcttgtactatttttaattttggtttcttgtgtacgatttggagtttagtatggcgttcattatatatcactaaactagtatatttgtttaggggccactgagctgaaggacgcctccaggtgaaGGAATTTGTCGCTGCAtcgaagacctgttggtgaccttctgctgttgtctgttatatggtcgggttgttgtctctttgacatattccccatttccattctcaattttatttgtatgtgttcccaagggtcctatgttaaactgagtcccccgctggcggccatcttggatgatggatcggcctcaaagtaacaacacttggtcagcacctcataaggccGAACATTCATGCTTCATGTATgttggacgccaagtgatgagataAGCTCAATTGGCCCTTCTGGCCAGATGAGCTAACAAATCCCTAAAAAGGGATTTGGTGCCAAAAAAACCCTAGATTTTCACAGAAAATactcaaacttaaaaaaaagtgatttttgtGATAAAATCTTAAGCATGGATTTAATAATCACTTATTTGCCTATGATGTGCTagcatttatcatttattatttggaacacttctaaattaaaaaaaatcatcgtgCTGAGTCCCTAAAGTCAACCGCACCCTTGAAGGTGTACTTGAAttggtcttaattatatttcttttaaccgatatctaaatttataaacttgttttaaggaaatcattgCTAGCACTGCATACAACAATTCTCTATCTAAAAGTATCACGCCAAATAACTTGAGGGGAAAGGGGTGTGTATTTTCCACAAAATGTCATTGAATCACTGAAACtaagggtacataatccttaTAATGATATgcacaataaataaatcaaatattgattGAATAGCTCGAGTATCAGAAATCTTCTTGTATAATAATGCTTTATTGCAAAAGTACAACCATACATAGCAGACGATTTTTTTTGAATGACTGAATTGCAATCTACTCCGACTCTCCTGTATTAAACGTACGTAAAACGTATACttcctgtttataaaaaataaaaaataaattgtcgaAAAAGAtcacaaaatcataaaaatggaACAGAAAACAGTGTCCtttggattttcaaaaattaaaaagaacaagTCTTTGGGAAAATCTCAAATTAGCGAAGGAGAAGTCGAAAAGAACGACGAGGCAGAATTTGTAACCGAGGTTGACGAGAACTTTTCTAAAAGGTAACACAAGCCTTGGATAAATTTGAACAGTTGAGTTTTGGTGATGTTCATGTTGCTGAGTCTCTATTTTTCTAt is a genomic window of Mytilus trossulus isolate FHL-02 chromosome 1, PNRI_Mtr1.1.1.hap1, whole genome shotgun sequence containing:
- the LOC134706796 gene encoding M-phase inducer phosphatase-like, with product MLSRRLFDTGDEFNTIPASVSSLSFDSPPVKANDLMSVMTPNSKRNLFLDDADDSGLGMEDHITSSLQKFTKRQREDDDNSRCSKRQKVCSDIKAVVTKLEENDDFIADGSRLHTLPTVTGKHADLKSITSQTLADVINGDYDDVISNYKIIDCRYPYEFEGGHIKGAENMYLHETILTLLRQPTKDKQIIIFHCEFSSERGPKMLRFLRSKDRELNKENYPSLNFPEVYLLDGGYKSFFNEQPKRCDPVSYRPMLHSDHSEDLRHFRVKSKSWTFGEKRRFARKVMRF